The genomic DNA GGTCATTGAGAGGTTTGCCACTCAGAAGGACAGAAGAGCAAagttcctttataaatgatctgtcgtatgttatattaacatactgaattgtatgaataagatgtccttatgtcagtgttggaataaatgataaaaatgtaactgcaaagtagtaatgcgtttttgatacctttttttgcattgaatcgtactaggatgtttgttgaaattgattggccctacccaaaaaaaaatccaccagccgccactgcatGTGCATAATGTCATCAACATtattgaatgtacagtatgtatacaacaTGTGAATGCATGGACacattttacttcctgttaacACCACAAGATGGAGACAAAGTCCACGTTTTGTTGCTCATTTTGaacactgaacattttatttctgttactTATTTACATGCATATTGTTGTTTGCTGCACAGGTTGATCACTAGTAGCTCCTCTTAATAGTTTCTGatagatttttcttttaatgtgtaTTCGTCAACATACTTTATGTCCAGAGTATCTAAGAAATGCATCACTGCTGTGTctcttgatgttgttgttgcttcatCAGGCACCAAATGAGTTAAATCATCTCAAACACATGATTCAGATTGAATTATATCTCAGACATGAGTCTTTTCAGCTCTTAAGAGgccagcttttattttgagctgctgtaccatcatcatcaaaactcatgaatgaatgaatgaatgaatgaatgaatgagagagaaaatgtgccagaaagtaaaacaaatacagtcagGTTGAGAAACTTTATGTAGATTTTATATCATGATTGttatttgtacatttactgTGACACAATGTGGTAAAACAACAGTCATTTTAGTGAGTTTTCTCTCATGTTTTTGGAAAATACTCTCAaaatatattgcacagacattTGACCACTTTGACTTGTGATGAATCGGAGAAtaagcaaatgaaatgaaaagtaaataacAAGTTTAATTTGTATTAGTGATGGTTTAGAGAGTGCTATACATTTAGTCCAACTGGATGAAACTAACAAAGTCATGCAACTGGTTTAGTGTCAGTCAGCCTGTTGAAATGTTCAGTCCTCGTTAGACTAAAACATTACAATCCTCTCCttgtttttggcattttatgaatatttatattatttatttagcggaacaaaacaggagaagtcacaattatttatatatattttgcattttattttgattaGTCTATGAAAATTGcttatagatttaaaaagaaatggtaTTGTTCTTAATCAAGAGGAAAGTGTTGAACTCTGAATGACATCCTGACACCATCTGCTGGTGACATAATGACATGGCAGCATTTCCTGATAATAATTCACCCTGTGACAGAGGTGAGTGTAAATGAAAGTAGATTTTGACATTGTTGATCAGAGCTTAGACGCCATCACAGGGTGTGAGAtctctgctggaaaacacacGTTTGGATTATTTGAAGCAATCAAGAGACGGGACAGTAACTCGGTGAGTCTTGCTTCTGAAAGACAATTTagcagtggcggccggccaatagagggccacggggcctggccccacccaccttgagccaccaaaaaaaaaaaaaaaaaattataaaattattaattataaaaattctaaaaattctaaaaattgtcaatatgtgtgtttttgacctatggaatatacccgtaatatttgtaaaataggataactgcgccaaatatctgctttcctccttgaactctctgctagtgcacctctcagctgctctgctgcacgtgcactttctggggccaaatggatttggccccagaaaggcgggtctaataagcagtacagccaatcactgattaaagatatatgattacaagcatgaatgacatacaattcatccaatcagcgccgtaaaaaagacttccgggagggccaaactgatttggcccatggtgtgcgcgcgcacgttcacgtgtgtctctctctgttctcgtcagggctcatgtcagttctcgcgggATCAAGACCTTCCTGAGAAACACCATGACACAGGATCGCCTTAATGCTCTGGCTATGCTCTCCATGGAGAAGAAACTTGTCAGGAACATGCCTGACTTCAATAAGAAGGTCATTGAGAGGTTTGCCACTCAGAAGGACAGAAGAGCAAagttcctttataaatgatctgtcgtatgttatattaacatactgaattgtatgaataagatgtccttatgtcagtgttggaataaatgataaaaatgtaactgcaaagtagtaatgcgtttttgatacctttttttgcattgaatcgtactaggatgtttgttgaaattgattggccctacccaaaaaaaaatccaccagccgccactgcaaTTTAGGTACCAAGTCAAATGGCTGAGAAAATTGATCTTTTTGAAAGTTTCCTGAACTgccatgtgtgttcagagactttcagaaatcctgtgtctctgagctgcaaccacagcttctgttcaagctgcctgaagaaattctgggaacaaactgaaaacaaaaactgtcccatttgtaaaagaaaatcatcTAAAGACCGTCCCTGGGTGAACTTTGCACTGAAGGAACTGTCTGACTCGTttgctgagagacagaaagctggatcatctgagacagaaaaagaagagaagaaggtggaggtggtgtgtaGTAAACATCAAGAAGAGCCTAAACTGTTCTgtaaggatgaagagagagctgtgtgtcctgtctgtgagtTTTCTCTCCACCAGGGTCACAAGGTGGTTCCTGTAGAACAAGCAGTCAGTGACCTGAAGGACCAGCTGAAATCTGACTTAGAGTCTTTAGAGGACaagagggacaaacacaaacaagtagAGAACACATACGATGAAATGGTTAAACACTCCaagaagcagctgttgtccacagagaggcagatcagagcagagttcaacaagctccaccagttcctgaaagaggaagaggagtccagactggcagctctgagggaggaagaggagcagaaggggaagactatcagcaaagagatgaagatgattcaggagcacatctcctctctgtcagacagtatctctgctgttgaagaagacctgcagaaacacaacgtgcccttcctcagcagttataaagccactcagaccagagccagagtccagtgctcactgtcagatccacagctggtctcaggagcgctgatagatgtggccaaacacctgggcaacctgtccttcagagtctgggagaagatgaaggacacggtccacttcagtcctgtcattctggacccaaacactgcaaGCCCCAgtctctatctgtctgatgatctgaccagtgtgagacatGGAGACACAgaccagcagcttcctgacaatccagagagaaacactaagcatcccactgttctgggctctgagggcttcagctcagggaaacacagctgggaggtggaggtgggagaccaTCCTGACTGGTTTATAGGTTTGGCTAAagagtcagctgacaggaagggaGAGATATATGCCTCACCAAAATATGGAATCTGGTGTTTAATTCATCAAAGTGGAAAATACACTGATGTTCTTGGTAAGACATTCAGAGTGAAGAAGtgtctccagaggatcagagtccagctggactatgacaagggggaggtgtccttctacgaccctgaagacatgactcacatctacactcacagagacactttcaatgagaaactcttcccatatATCTGTATTATGTCAGCTGGTGATGCTAAAACTGCTGATGTCAAAATCTGTCAAACTGAGATTCTCTGTGATGTTCAGACACGTTGGTGttagttcagactttaatcTGACTTCACTGTCTGTCTAGATCTCACTAATATAATCAAGACAATCAACAgttataacaaaaataatatttactcAATACTTAAACTGCATTACATCATCATGTCTTAAACTTTCATACAGCTCCAAATCAGTTTACTTATTAACCTGGTTATCATCATCTTGTGTTGAATCAGACCACAATATAACATCTGCTGTATCCACTATACCAAACACTTTGTTTcagctgtgtgattctttaaggggagactctacaggtgaatagggtaaaatatttaactaatagatatcaccatgaaacttccccagttgattactgacattaagacaattattttttgtattacaagttttctgaaatgttatgtttacatatgcaaatgaggcattatctaattaTAACTTtcggtgaatttaggagaaatctacagacacaaatagacaaagtagtaaaataaaaacctaaatgtgtattttggatgttttctagtctgaaagaagacttGTTATTGAAgcaaaattgaccagtgtatgaaaaacaatgtttctgcCTGTAGTGTCTTTCCTTAAATTTTATCACCATCAGACAACAGTTTTAGTTTGTCAGATTTCTGGATCTTCTTGTGAGTTATTTCAGCTCTGATTTATAATTTCAATGTTTTACACTTTACACTCAAAGTCTCAGTTCATCAAAACACATTCTGGCTCTGATTGATTgttatcttttttatatttttatgatttgttGAGGGTCACAGATATTGTTTTTCTCTACTGTCcaaaattaatttatattattttattgttttaatgcaactcactgtaaaaacatggaCACATAAATCATTTCTTATATCTGAAATTCATTTTTGAGAATACCTTGAGAAATTAAGTATATGTTGTTTagaaaaaatgtgttgaagACGGTAACTAAGATTAATCCACAAGAAAATGTGGCTGCAAAATCTGTATCACATCATCAGGAGACAAACTCTAaagataaaagctgttaattattctggttatcagcatcttgttttgagtcaaacaacattatatcgtagtttcaatcattagtttaagtttttgatattttctagGATCTTCTGATGAGTTATTTTAATTTTGGATCTCttgttttaatgatgttttat from Sebastes fasciatus isolate fSebFas1 chromosome 6, fSebFas1.pri, whole genome shotgun sequence includes the following:
- the LOC141770094 gene encoding zinc-binding protein A33-like, encoding MAEKIDLFESFLNCHVCSETFRNPVSLSCNHSFCSSCLKKFWEQTENKNCPICKRKSSKDRPWVNFALKELSDSFAERQKAGSSETEKEEKKVEVVCSKHQEEPKLFCKDEERAVCPVCEFSLHQGHKVVPVEQAVSDLKDQLKSDLESLEDKRDKHKQVENTYDEMVKHSKKQLLSTERQIRAEFNKLHQFLKEEEESRLAALREEEEQKGKTISKEMKMIQEHISSLSDSISAVEEDLQKHNVPFLSSYKATQTRARVQCSLSDPQLVSGALIDVAKHLGNLSFRVWEKMKDTVHFSPVILDPNTASPSLYLSDDLTSVRHGDTDQQLPDNPERNTKHPTVLGSEGFSSGKHSWEVEVGDHPDWFIGLAKESADRKGEIYASPKYGIWCLIHQSGKYTDVLGKTFRVKKCLQRIRVQLDYDKGEVSFYDPEDMTHIYTHRDTFNEKLFPYICIMSAGDAKTADVKICQTEILCDVQTRWC